A stretch of the Actinomycetes bacterium genome encodes the following:
- a CDS encoding helix-turn-helix transcriptional regulator, which translates to MKEIIIRNKLKLARVEKDLTQEELADSVGVTRQTIMLIEAGKYNPTLKLCLSISRVLNKSLDELFWIGEKDDKK; encoded by the coding sequence ATGAAAGAAATTATTATTAGAAATAAATTGAAATTAGCAAGGGTAGAAAAGGATTTAACCCAGGAGGAGCTAGCAGATTCTGTTGGAGTTACTAGACAAACTATAATGCTCATTGAAGCAGGAAAATATAATCCAACCTTAAAGCTTTGCTTATCTATCTCCCGGGTATTAAATAAGAGCCTTGATGAATTATTTTGGATAGGAGAAAAAGATGATAAAAAATAA